One region of Plasmodium vivax chromosome 7, whole genome shotgun sequence genomic DNA includes:
- a CDS encoding hypothetical protein, conserved (encoded by transcript PVX_099850A) yields MNQGKHEHLSENVRKVLAKKQRKKLKEERELYKATKAISTQNNAQRKINAQNQLSSSSFVSKMKDINKAFPHIRTKEDKNYMKENLMKIQEKASLQKKVLEEKEEAKNKKPFKMKRFENVASKVAKHLQRAGECPLGVTKATQQKRVEEQHVEQQHVGEGEEAQYEEGEEVEYEEEEVEYEEEEVEHEGEEAEYEGEEEVEYEGEEEVEYEEGEADYVEEEEAEYEEEEAEYEEDEADYVEEEAEHREAPGKSQGEKREDAAAEAAAEAAPASAPAKRESSIIDKLSKRGSQLRSSEKGKRDNLHKNFGKLPTYMLKKKKDIVDESTDVPEGYRVLKNDERSYVLKELHSQLTEATQEYKSNKDKARKIELGKRLKEIKESIELFSKPHVLVNENF; encoded by the exons ATGAACCAA GGCAAACACGAACACCTGAGCGAAAACGTGCGGAAGGTGCTGGCCAAAAAACAGAGGAAAAAGCTCAAGGAGGAAAGAGAGCTCTACAAGGCCACCAAGGCGATTAGCACCCAAAACAATGCCCAAAGGAAAATCAACGCCCAAAACCAGCTCTCCTCCAGCAGCTTCgtaagcaaaatgaaagacaTAAACAAAGCGTTCCCTCACATCAGAACAAAGGAGgacaaaaattatatgaaggAGAATTTGATGAAGATCCAGGAGAAGGCGTCTCTACAGAAGAAGGTCttggaggagaaggaagaagcgaagaataAGAAGCCTTTCAAAATGAAGCGATTTGAGAATGTGGCTTCCAAGGTGGCTAAGCATCTGCAGAGGGCGGGGGAGTGCCCCCTGGGCGTCACCAAGGCCACGCAGCAGAAGCGGGTGGAGGAGCAGCATGTTGAGCAGCAGCACGTGGGggagggagaggaagcacagtacgaggagggggaagaagtagagtacgaggaggaagaagtagaatatgaggaagaagaagtagagcatgagggggaagaagcagagtatgagggggaagaagaagtagagTATgagggtgaagaagaagtagaatatgaggagggagaagcagactacgtggaggaggaagaagcagaatatgaggaggaagaagcagaatatgaggaggatgaagcAGACtacgtggaggaggaagcggagcACCGGGAGGCGCCCGGCAAATcccaaggggagaagcgcgaAGACGCAGCCGCGGAGGCAGCAGCGGAAGCCGCCCCTGCAAGCGCGCCCGCTAAACGCGAAAGCAGTATCATAGATAAACTCTCAAAACGGGGGAGCCAACTGCGGAGCAgcgagaaggggaagcgaGACAATCTCCACAAGAACTTTGGAAAGCTACCCACCTACAtgctgaagaaaaaaaaggacattgTAGATGAGTCCACGGACGTACCCGAGGGCTACAGAGTCCTGAAGAACGACGAGAGGAGCTACGTCCTAAAGGAGCTGCACTCACAACTGACGGAGGCAACACAGGAATACAAGAGCAACAAAGACAAGGCCCGGAAAATAGAGCTCGGCAAAAGGCTCAAAGAAATCAAGGAGTCCATTGAGCTCTTCAGCAAGCCGCACGTCCTCGTGAACGAAAATTTCTAG
- a CDS encoding hypothetical protein, conserved (encoded by transcript PVX_099845A) translates to MTAAHYLNPKLMKNYDELTAHNPHSSDPRFLQMNQFNHCAYRYTMFCRCARELGEDNPRCRFQYYRAQIACTAEQLEDWDDHRQKGTCAMDVLPDRLTAHLRQ, encoded by the exons ATGACGGCCGCGCACTACCTGAACCCCAAACTGATGAAGAACTACGATGAGCTGACCGCGCACAACCCCCACTCCAGC GACCCGCGCTTTCTGCAGATGAATCAGTTTAACCACTGCGCCTACAGGTACACCATGTTCTGCCGGTGCGCACGTGAACTGGGGGAGGACAACCCCCGCTGCAG GTTTCAGTACTACAGAGCCCAAATTGCCTGCACAGCGGAGCAGCTGGAGGATTGGGACGACCACAGACAGAAGG GAACATGCGCCATGGATGTGCTGCCCGACCGGCTGACCGCCCACCTGAGGCAGTGA